The Poecilia reticulata strain Guanapo linkage group LG13, Guppy_female_1.0+MT, whole genome shotgun sequence genome has a segment encoding these proteins:
- the serpini1 gene encoding neuroserpin isoform X2 encodes MSVLEVSTPLFLFLLSILLPGYGCWAADVPEDTTSEFSVRLYHRLQAAGDQENIIFSPLSVSVALGMVELGARGASLEEIREAVGFSHLLPGVEFSLLQNLTEALSDDDAHYVIRFANSLFLQEGISFNPDFLHLMKKYFQAEVETVDFSESSVVAEQINNWVENHTESKIRSLLSAEDFSSVTRLTLVNAVYFRGSWKNQFRPENTRTFSFSRDDGSEVQTLMMYQQGDFYYGEFSDGSQEAGGVYQVLEMPYEGEDMSMMIVLPRQEVPLASLEPIIKAPLLEEWANNVKRQKVEVYLPRFKVEQKIDLRTILQDLGITKIFTNDADLSAMSDGKDLYIGKAVQKAYLEVTEEGSEGAVGSGMIALTRTLVLNQQVMADHPFFFVIRNRRTGSILFMGRVMTPEVVEPFDHDFDSV; translated from the exons ATGTCAGTTCTGGAGGTTTCGACTccgctcttcctcttcctgctctccATCCTGTTGCCGGGCTACGGTTGCTGGGCGGCGGACGTTCCAGAGGACACCACATCGGAGTTTTCGGTCAGGCTGTACCACCGGCTGCAGGCGGCAGGGGATCAGGAAAACATCATTTTTTCTCCACTGAGTGTGTCTGTTGCCCTCGGCATGGTGGAGCTGGGAGCCCGGGGGGCTTCGCTGGAGGAGATACGAGAGGCTGTGGGATTCAGCCACTTACTGCCTG GCGTGGAGTTCTCCTTGCTCCAGAACTTGACAGAGGCGCTCTCCGATGATGACGCCCACTACGTGATCCGGTTTGCAAACAGCCTCTTCCTGCAGGAAGGCATCAGCTTTAACCCGGACTTTCTGCACCTGATGAAGAAATACTTCCAGGCCGAAGTGGAAACTGTGGATTTCAGCGAATCTTCGGTGGTCGCCGAACAGATCAACAACTGGGTGGAGAATCACACAGAGA GCAAGATTCGTTCACTGCTGTCAGCCGAGGATTTCAGCAGCGTCACCCGTCTCACGCTGGTGAACGCCGTCTATTTCCGAGGATCCTGGAAGAACCAGTTCAGGCCAGAGAACACCAGAACCTTTTCCTTCAGCAGAGATGATGGCTCGGAGGTTCAGACCCTGATGATGTACCAGCAGGGAGACTTTTACTACG GTGAATTCAGTGACGGCTCCCAGGAGGCTGGCGGTGTGTACCAAGTCCTGGAGATGCCCTATGAGGGCGAGGACATGTCCATGATGATCGTATTGCCCCGACAGGAGGTTCCTCTGGCTTCCCTAGAGCCCATCATCAAAGCACCACTGCTGGAGGAGTGGGCAAACAATGTTAAACGACAGAAGGTGGAGGTGTACCTGCCTAG GTTTAAGGTGGAGCAGAAGATTGATCTGAGAACCATCCTGCAGGACCTGGGAATTACTAAAATCTTCACCAATGATGCTGATCTCTCTGCCATGTCAG ATGGGAAGGACCTGTACATTGGAAAGGCAGTGCAAAAGGCTTACCTGGAGGTGACGGAGGAAGGTTCAGAAGGAGCTGTTGGATCTG GAATGATTGCCTTGACCAGGACTCTGGTGCTGAACCAGCAGGTCATGGCGGATCATCCATTCTTCTTTGTCAtcagaaacagaagaacag gCTCCATTCTTTTCATGGGCAGAGTCATGACCCCCGAAGTCGTCGAGCCCTTCGACCACGACTTCGACTCCGTTTAG
- the serpini1 gene encoding neuroserpin isoform X1 codes for MLLGNNGTRKTAQCLSVISFQCREVKSQRSSPVVCAEMSVLEVSTPLFLFLLSILLPGYGCWAADVPEDTTSEFSVRLYHRLQAAGDQENIIFSPLSVSVALGMVELGARGASLEEIREAVGFSHLLPGVEFSLLQNLTEALSDDDAHYVIRFANSLFLQEGISFNPDFLHLMKKYFQAEVETVDFSESSVVAEQINNWVENHTESKIRSLLSAEDFSSVTRLTLVNAVYFRGSWKNQFRPENTRTFSFSRDDGSEVQTLMMYQQGDFYYGEFSDGSQEAGGVYQVLEMPYEGEDMSMMIVLPRQEVPLASLEPIIKAPLLEEWANNVKRQKVEVYLPRFKVEQKIDLRTILQDLGITKIFTNDADLSAMSDGKDLYIGKAVQKAYLEVTEEGSEGAVGSGMIALTRTLVLNQQVMADHPFFFVIRNRRTGSILFMGRVMTPEVVEPFDHDFDSV; via the exons ATGTTGCTTGGCAACAACGGTACTAGAAAAACAGCACAGTGTCTATCTGTAATCTCTTTTCAGTGTAGGGAGGTAAAGAGTCAAAGAAG CTCTCCTGTGGTCTGCGCTGAGATGTCAGTTCTGGAGGTTTCGACTccgctcttcctcttcctgctctccATCCTGTTGCCGGGCTACGGTTGCTGGGCGGCGGACGTTCCAGAGGACACCACATCGGAGTTTTCGGTCAGGCTGTACCACCGGCTGCAGGCGGCAGGGGATCAGGAAAACATCATTTTTTCTCCACTGAGTGTGTCTGTTGCCCTCGGCATGGTGGAGCTGGGAGCCCGGGGGGCTTCGCTGGAGGAGATACGAGAGGCTGTGGGATTCAGCCACTTACTGCCTG GCGTGGAGTTCTCCTTGCTCCAGAACTTGACAGAGGCGCTCTCCGATGATGACGCCCACTACGTGATCCGGTTTGCAAACAGCCTCTTCCTGCAGGAAGGCATCAGCTTTAACCCGGACTTTCTGCACCTGATGAAGAAATACTTCCAGGCCGAAGTGGAAACTGTGGATTTCAGCGAATCTTCGGTGGTCGCCGAACAGATCAACAACTGGGTGGAGAATCACACAGAGA GCAAGATTCGTTCACTGCTGTCAGCCGAGGATTTCAGCAGCGTCACCCGTCTCACGCTGGTGAACGCCGTCTATTTCCGAGGATCCTGGAAGAACCAGTTCAGGCCAGAGAACACCAGAACCTTTTCCTTCAGCAGAGATGATGGCTCGGAGGTTCAGACCCTGATGATGTACCAGCAGGGAGACTTTTACTACG GTGAATTCAGTGACGGCTCCCAGGAGGCTGGCGGTGTGTACCAAGTCCTGGAGATGCCCTATGAGGGCGAGGACATGTCCATGATGATCGTATTGCCCCGACAGGAGGTTCCTCTGGCTTCCCTAGAGCCCATCATCAAAGCACCACTGCTGGAGGAGTGGGCAAACAATGTTAAACGACAGAAGGTGGAGGTGTACCTGCCTAG GTTTAAGGTGGAGCAGAAGATTGATCTGAGAACCATCCTGCAGGACCTGGGAATTACTAAAATCTTCACCAATGATGCTGATCTCTCTGCCATGTCAG ATGGGAAGGACCTGTACATTGGAAAGGCAGTGCAAAAGGCTTACCTGGAGGTGACGGAGGAAGGTTCAGAAGGAGCTGTTGGATCTG GAATGATTGCCTTGACCAGGACTCTGGTGCTGAACCAGCAGGTCATGGCGGATCATCCATTCTTCTTTGTCAtcagaaacagaagaacag gCTCCATTCTTTTCATGGGCAGAGTCATGACCCCCGAAGTCGTCGAGCCCTTCGACCACGACTTCGACTCCGTTTAG